Proteins found in one Moritella sp. Urea-trap-13 genomic segment:
- a CDS encoding arginase family protein, with protein sequence MTFTQRLRQNLNLWFCSIKVLRPYKQQSTPGAVLLGVAADGRFPSNVVADNSVVNLLSQPGGLESIARRVMHTAFTKTNIPVYNAGMLDDIDGFDDLDVDDIQLEQYLKVLVYLMAGHFPITVGSADSISIANYQALSAHLYQQQYHQHQHNRWYGSEYVAGNNKIGIINFDPNFELRLTPSPKLDSAFNAVNQYCLETFRIFNYLGLGICKRTNTEDTFEYAKQLGCDWLLDKHMSISHRELIQETLERFIEQVDHIHLSVDLAVIYQQVLQSKNSHLHSSQTQGITLEILTFALTIIARSGKLKMLDVVTLNPDLEYSHKTAAYVSSIICPVLQHLKVSS encoded by the coding sequence ATGACATTTACTCAACGACTACGTCAGAATTTAAATCTTTGGTTTTGTTCGATTAAAGTGTTACGACCTTATAAACAGCAATCGACTCCCGGTGCTGTTTTATTAGGTGTGGCAGCGGATGGTCGATTCCCGAGTAATGTCGTTGCGGATAACAGTGTCGTTAATCTGCTATCACAACCTGGGGGCTTAGAAAGTATTGCTCGACGTGTTATGCATACTGCATTCACCAAAACTAATATTCCGGTTTATAACGCGGGCATGCTCGATGATATCGACGGTTTTGATGATTTGGATGTCGATGATATTCAACTGGAACAATACCTAAAAGTGCTGGTGTATTTAATGGCTGGTCATTTCCCTATTACGGTAGGCAGTGCAGATTCCATTTCAATCGCGAACTATCAAGCGTTATCGGCGCATTTATACCAACAGCAGTACCACCAACATCAACACAACAGGTGGTATGGCAGTGAGTATGTAGCGGGTAATAACAAAATAGGCATTATTAATTTTGACCCTAACTTTGAGTTGCGATTAACACCGTCACCTAAGCTAGATTCGGCATTCAATGCCGTGAATCAATATTGCTTAGAGACATTTAGAATTTTTAATTATTTAGGATTAGGCATTTGTAAACGAACAAACACTGAAGATACCTTTGAGTATGCAAAACAGCTTGGTTGTGATTGGCTATTGGATAAACACATGAGCATAAGTCATCGTGAATTAATTCAAGAAACATTAGAACGATTCATTGAGCAAGTAGACCATATCCATTTAAGTGTCGATTTAGCCGTTATATATCAGCAAGTATTACAGTCGAAAAATAGTCATTTACATTCCAGTCAGACGCAGGGCATTACCCTCGAGATACTGACTTTTGCTTTAACGATTATTGCACGCAGTGGCAAATTGAAAATGCTCGATGTTGTCACGCTTAATCCCGATCTGGAATACAGCCATAAAACTGCTGCTTATGTATCGTCGATTATCTGCCCGGTATTACAACACCTGAAGGTATCGAGTTAA
- the maoP gene encoding DUF413 domain-containing protein has product MRNMGVFLDELHFPFGLNADNTFSPEEISTLESFGLTMRQLQEGNLLPLTAAEYYFLAELDGEFPITSHFARCWRKYNTKVTRFDNNATSRAKTKRPTTMRDDSGLNINTEEDDDEYGSLTFDL; this is encoded by the coding sequence ATGAGAAATATGGGTGTATTCTTAGATGAATTACATTTTCCTTTTGGTTTAAATGCAGATAATACCTTCAGTCCAGAAGAAATCTCCACGCTAGAAAGTTTTGGTTTAACCATGCGTCAATTACAAGAAGGCAATTTGCTACCGTTAACCGCTGCTGAATACTATTTCTTGGCAGAGTTAGATGGTGAATTTCCCATCACCTCGCACTTTGCTCGTTGCTGGCGTAAGTACAACACCAAGGTCACACGTTTCGATAATAATGCCACCAGCCGAGCAAAAACAAAACGACCAACAACAATGCGTGATGATTCAGGTTTGAATATAAATACCGAAGAAGATGATGATGAATACGGGAGTTTAACATTCGACTTATGA
- a CDS encoding HlyD family secretion protein — MPEDNDIETPNAIERSEKRTHNKVRKLTNYLLIAVSCMLVFSIVADRIIPSTDSARVKGYVVPIKPQVSGQVIDILVRPNQEVQAGDVLAKLNPSDFEIAVKQAEQNLMIAGQDVGAQTAVIASSQARLTSANVELENAKLQTNRILAMAKRGIMSQSDADQARATLATARANVTNFEAELKKSESQLGLDGEENSKIKAAILALEQAQINLERTSIKAPTIGAVSNFSLSEGFFASAGQPLMTFVSTEKIWIEAYFSENSLGNIEAGDEVEVALDFAPGKVIKGKVTSVDWGVDWGQDPQAGKLAQAYKQTGWLRQTQMLPISIEFDQAQASGLIRIGGQVDVIVYSDDNPIFNMLGKLWIRFVSVMSYVR, encoded by the coding sequence ATGCCTGAAGACAACGACATAGAAACACCAAACGCCATAGAAAGAAGTGAAAAGAGAACGCACAACAAAGTGCGTAAACTTACCAATTATTTGCTAATTGCAGTTTCGTGCATGCTGGTTTTTAGTATTGTTGCAGACCGTATTATTCCCTCTACAGACAGTGCTCGCGTAAAAGGTTACGTTGTACCGATTAAGCCGCAAGTCTCCGGTCAGGTTATCGATATTTTAGTCCGTCCTAATCAAGAGGTACAAGCCGGTGATGTGCTGGCTAAGTTGAATCCAAGCGATTTTGAGATCGCCGTCAAGCAAGCAGAACAAAATTTAATGATCGCAGGACAAGATGTAGGCGCTCAAACAGCAGTGATCGCATCGTCACAAGCACGTTTAACCAGCGCGAATGTTGAACTTGAAAATGCCAAATTACAAACTAACCGTATTCTAGCGATGGCTAAACGCGGCATTATGTCTCAGTCCGATGCAGATCAAGCTCGTGCCACTTTAGCCACAGCGCGAGCCAACGTGACTAATTTTGAAGCTGAACTCAAAAAATCTGAATCACAACTAGGTCTAGATGGCGAAGAAAACAGTAAAATAAAGGCGGCGATACTCGCGCTTGAACAGGCTCAAATCAATCTAGAACGTACCAGCATTAAGGCGCCAACGATAGGTGCAGTCTCCAACTTCAGTCTTTCAGAGGGTTTTTTTGCATCTGCAGGCCAACCATTAATGACATTCGTCTCGACTGAAAAAATTTGGATTGAAGCCTATTTCAGTGAAAACAGTTTAGGTAATATTGAAGCTGGCGATGAGGTCGAAGTGGCGTTAGATTTTGCGCCAGGTAAAGTCATTAAAGGCAAAGTAACCAGTGTCGATTGGGGCGTCGACTGGGGACAAGATCCGCAAGCCGGAAAACTAGCTCAAGCCTACAAGCAAACAGGCTGGCTACGGCAAACGCAAATGCTCCCTATTTCAATCGAATTCGATCAAGCGCAGGCAAGTGGTTTAATACGTATAGGAGGCCAAGTCGATGTCATTGTTTACAGTGATGATAATCCCATATTTAATATGCTTGGTAAGCTCTGGATCCGCTTTGTCAGCGTGATGTCTTATGTCCGATAA
- the maoP gene encoding DUF413 domain-containing protein has translation MRSMGIFLDEVHFPLGFQQQNAFNVDESQLLEHYGLTMLRLQEGEILPATADEHFFLAELDGEFELTSDFARCWRKYSHKITYQNTSNNSITKRHAKQPSRDYFVDELSTLEDIDNSYDELDLDS, from the coding sequence ATGAGAAGCATGGGTATATTTTTAGATGAAGTGCATTTTCCACTTGGTTTTCAACAACAAAATGCATTTAATGTAGATGAATCACAGTTATTAGAACATTACGGTTTAACAATGCTACGACTGCAAGAAGGCGAGATCTTACCCGCCACTGCTGATGAACACTTCTTTCTCGCCGAACTTGATGGTGAATTCGAATTAACCTCTGACTTCGCCCGCTGCTGGCGCAAATATAGCCATAAAATCACTTACCAAAATACATCAAACAATTCAATAACTAAGCGACATGCAAAGCAGCCGAGTCGTGATTACTTTGTGGATGAATTATCGACACTAGAAGATATTGATAACAGCTATGATGAGTTAGATCTGGATTCGTAA
- the rimK gene encoding 30S ribosomal protein S6--L-glutamate ligase, with product MKIAILSQGPTLYSTRRIVETCLNHGHEPVVIDVLRCYMNINDTKPSIHFDGENLEGFDAVIPRIGTEVSFYGCAVLRQFEMMGVFTINPSLAITCSRDKLQSLQLLSQKNIGMPVTGFANSPTDIPDVISLVGGAPLVIKLLEGTQGIGVVLAETNQAAESVLEAFMGMKANILVQEYIKESKGADIRCFVIGDEVVAAMKRQAPEGEFRSNLHRGGHACQIDITAEERATAIAATQVMGLKVAGVDLLRSERGPLIMEVNSSPGLEGIEHTTDIDIAKLMITYIEENVEDSVEGNIEESLEDNVAK from the coding sequence ATGAAAATAGCCATTTTATCGCAAGGCCCAACGTTATACTCAACACGCCGCATTGTGGAAACTTGTTTAAACCATGGCCATGAGCCTGTGGTGATTGATGTATTACGTTGTTATATGAATATTAACGATACCAAACCCTCGATCCACTTTGATGGTGAAAACTTAGAGGGCTTTGATGCGGTGATCCCGCGTATTGGTACCGAAGTCAGTTTTTACGGTTGCGCGGTATTACGCCAGTTTGAAATGATGGGGGTATTTACCATTAATCCGTCGTTGGCCATTACCTGCTCACGGGATAAATTACAATCGTTGCAGCTGCTCAGCCAGAAAAATATTGGTATGCCAGTGACTGGATTTGCCAATTCACCAACCGATATTCCTGATGTGATTAGTTTGGTGGGCGGCGCGCCTTTAGTCATTAAATTGTTAGAAGGTACCCAGGGTATTGGTGTGGTGCTAGCAGAAACCAATCAGGCTGCTGAGAGTGTGTTAGAAGCGTTTATGGGCATGAAAGCGAACATACTGGTGCAAGAATATATTAAGGAATCGAAAGGCGCCGATATTCGCTGTTTTGTGATTGGTGACGAAGTGGTTGCTGCCATGAAACGCCAAGCGCCAGAAGGCGAATTTAGATCGAACCTGCATCGTGGTGGGCATGCGTGTCAGATTGACATCACCGCTGAAGAGCGTGCTACCGCTATTGCTGCCACACAAGTGATGGGGTTGAAAGTTGCGGGTGTTGATTTGTTACGCTCTGAGCGTGGGCCGTTGATTATGGAAGTAAACTCTTCACCTGGGTTGGAAGGTATTGAGCATACAACAGATATCGATATTGCTAAGTTAATGATTACGTATATTGAAGAGAATGTTGAAGATAGTGTTGAAGGTAATATCGAAGAGAGCCTTGAAGATAACGTGGCAAAGTAA